In Gambusia affinis linkage group LG06, SWU_Gaff_1.0, whole genome shotgun sequence, one DNA window encodes the following:
- the ca4b gene encoding carbonic anhydrase 4b, whose product MFHLQSSQKMQTDVKWVSTMQLTWVLICFALSVKTVSAAEWCYQSQVSCNSTCSGPDVWQTVSQQCGGRSQSPVNIVTRKTFKDERLTPLQFNGYQEASNVHLMNNGHTVQLDLPPGIVISGGHLAANYKAIQLHLHWGKDGSPGSEHTIDGEQFPMEMHIVHIKEDYSSLSQAVMDPSGIAVLGFFFQESLSENKKYAPLVDALKQIIKPSSNATLPGVSLEMLIPPQSSLKKYFRYDGSLTTPNCAEAVVWTLFESTIPLSWSQLSAFWQLQFPEETEMIQTYRPVQPLNDRPVFYSEGNAALVSWVLLVMSLLLSTV is encoded by the exons ATGTTTCACCTCCAAAGCAGTCAGAAAATGCAGACAGACGTAAAGTGGGTTTCCACCATGCAGCTCACCTGGGTTTTaatttgctttgcattgtccGTGAAGACCGTCTCAGCTGCAG AATGGTGCTACCAGTCACAGGTTAGCTGCAACAGCACCTGTTCAG GCCCAGATGTGTGGCAGACAGTTTCTCAACAATGTGGTGGCAGATCTCAGTCTCCAGTGAACATCGTGACGAGGAAAACGTTCAAAGACGAGCGGCTTACCCCACTTCAGTTTAACGGCTACCAGGAGGCGTCTAACGTCCACCTCATGAACAACGGTCACACTG ttcagctGGACTTACCTCCTGGTATCGTGATCAGTGGAGGACACTTGGCTGCAAATTACAAAGCCATTCAGCTCCATCTTCACTGGGGCAAGGACGGCTCACCTGGATCCGAACACACGATTGATGGAGAGCAGTTTCCCATGGAG ATGCACATTGTCCACATCAAAGAAGATTACAGTTCTTTGTCCCAGGCTGTGATGGACCCTTCTGGAATTGCAGTTCTTGGATTTTTCTTTCAG GAGTCTCTGTCTGAGAATAAGAAGTACGCTCCCCTAGTTGATGCTCTGAAGCAGATCATTAAACCCT CCAGTAACGCCACGCTGCCAGGCGTCTCCCTGGAAATGCTTATTCCCCCTCAGAGCAGCTTGAAGAAATACTTCCGCTACGACGGCTCCCTCACGACTCCCAACTGCGCTGAAGCTGTCGTCTGGACGCTGTTTGAAAGCACCATTCCTCTGAGCTGGAGTCAG CTCTCTGCGTTCTGGCAGCTTCAGTTTCCCGAAGAGACAGAAATGATTCAAACCTACCGGCCAGTGCAGCCTCTGAACGACAGGCCTGTGTTCTACTCTGAAGGAAACGCTGCCCTGGTCAGCTGGGTGCTGCTGGTCATGTCGCTGCTGCTTTCCACTGTCTGA
- the si:ch211-105f12.2 gene encoding RIMS-binding protein 2-like, which produces METRLELDVLIYPDEVRVATPEDLRQWDLETASQVSIPTVRLFVALYPYNPAAMSPNPDTAAEELPFVPGQIIKVFGDKDSDGFYHGESGGLSGYVPSNMVAEVPVDDEYLKHVLMQQGFLPVDHAGMSLTPELSDAGSIREDVIVRRMVALFDYDPWENSPNIDSEAELGFRSGDIIYVLGDMDQDGFYFGDLHGRRGLVPSNFLQPLPWS; this is translated from the exons ATGGAGACAAGACTAGAGCTGGATGTGTTGATATACCCTGATGAGGTGAGGGTCGCCACCCCGGAGGACCTCAGGCAGTGGGACCTGGAGACCGCCAGCCAGGTCTCCATCCCCACCGTTCGACTCTTTGTGGCGCTTTACCCGTACAACCCGGCCGCCATGTCTCCCAACCCCGACACGGCCGCAGAGGAGTTGCCCTTCGTGCCTGGCCAGATCATCAAG GTGTTTGGAGACAAAGACTCAGACGGTTTCTACCATGGAGAGTCTGGTGGTCTCTCTGGCTACGTGCCAAGCAACATGGTGGCTGAAGTCCCAGTGGACGACGAGTACCTGAAGCACGTTCTCATGCAGCAGGGTTTCCTGCCTGTGGACCACGCAG gCATGTCTTTAACACCAGAGCTAAGTGATGCTGGCAGCATTCGCGAAGATGTGATCGTTAGAAGAATGGTGGCCTTATTCGACTACGATCCATGGGAAAACTCCCCCAACATAGACAGTGAA GCCGAACTGGGCTTTCGATCTGGAGACATCATCTATGTGTTGGGTGACATGGATCAAGACGGTTTTTACTTT ggagaTCTTCACGGAAGACGAGGTTTGGTTCCCTCGAACTTCCTGCAGCCCTTACCCTGGAGTTAG